The following coding sequences are from one Nicotiana tomentosiformis chromosome 3, ASM39032v3, whole genome shotgun sequence window:
- the LOC104095684 gene encoding small ribosomal subunit protein RACK1 encodes MAQESLVLRGTMKAHTDWVTAIATPIDNSDMIVTSSRDKSLIVWALTKDGPQYGVPRRRLTGHGHFVQDVVLSSDGMFALSGSWDGELRLWDLQAGTTARRFVGHTKDVLSVAFSVDNRQIVSASRDKSIKLWNTLGECKYTIQEGDSHSDWVSCVRFSPNTLQPTIVSGSWDRTVKIWNLTNCKLRSTLAGHGGYVNTVAVSPDGSLCASGGKDGTILLWDLAEGKKLYSLDAGSIIHALCFSPNRYWLCAATETSIKIWDLESKSVVVDLKVDLKQESEMATEGTTGSACKNKIMYCTCLSWSADGSTLFSGYTDGLIRVWGIGRY; translated from the exons ATGGCACAAGAATCACTAGTCCTCCGCGGCACAATGAAAGCCCACACCGATTGGGTCACAGCCATCGCCACCCCAATTGACAACTCCGACATGATCGTTACCTCCTCCAGGGACAAGTCCCTAATCGTCTGGGCTCTCACTAAGGACGGCCCACAATACGGTGTCCCCCGCCGCCGTCTCACTGGCCACGGCCACTTCGTCCAGGATGTCGTCCTTTCCTCCGACGGCATGTTTGCTCTCTCTGGTTCCTGGGACGGTGAGCTTCGCCTTTGGGATCTTCAAGCTGGGACCACGGCTCGCCGTTTCGTTGGTCACACTAAGGATGTTCTGTCCGTTGCATTCTCTGTCGACAACCGTCAGATCGTCTCCGCTTCACGTGACAAATCCATCAAGCTGTGGAACACTCTCGGTGAATGCAAATACACCATTCAGGAAGGCGACTCGCATTCTGATTGGGTTTCATGTGTTCGTTTCAGCCCGAATACACTTCAGCCCACCATCGTTTCTGGATCATGGGACCGTACTGTGAAAATCTGGAACCTCACTAACTGTAAGCTGAGGTCCACTCTCGCTGGACACGGTGGCTACGTGAACACCGTGGCAGTGTCTCCTGATGGTTCGTTGTGTGCTAGTGGAGGCAAAGATGGTACTATTTTGCTTTGGGATTTGGCTGAGGGGAAGAAGCTCTACTCGCTTGATGCTGGCTCTATCATTCACGCGCTCTGCTTTAGTCCTAACAGGTACTGGCTGTGCGCAGCTACTGAAACTAGCATTAAGATTTGGGATTTGGAGAGCAAGAGCGTTGTTGTGGATCTTAAAGTTGATCTCAAGCAAGAGAGTGAGATGGCTACTGAAGGAACTACTGGCTCTGCCTGCAAAAACAAG ATCATGTACTGCACCTGTTTGAGCTGGAGTGCTGATGGAAGCACGCTTTTCAGTGGATATACAGACGGtttgattagggtttggggtattGGGCGTTATTAG